In Kordia antarctica, the following proteins share a genomic window:
- a CDS encoding right-handed parallel beta-helix repeat-containing protein has translation MKKIKYLGFVIIMMFLFSCTSNATETIEIKHTKDDITTTIRTAIKNAKTKDIKLVFEKGVYTFLTDYALGKYMYITNHGNGFKKIIFNFEDFNSVEIEGNGSEFIFRGQTQPFVFEGCQQITVKNITIDWDIPFSFQADVMAVNTEENFIDIKPYSKGFSWKLTKGHIEFPNINKFKFQHLGSTLSHNKVTKAVAYGAWDNLLKPSLVKELPNGNLRMYVHKMKHFPKVGSVLQSKGDKQNSRYAPAFLTRNSKNIIFDSVIIHHALGMGFLFERSEDIKIINSGVYIRKGSDRVMSIAADATHFANCKGDILIENCRLEGMYDDGTNVHGTYVEVDKIIDSKTIRVALKHKQQMGFQFADVTDEIWFIKQPNPQRKETNTVAKVTVINDYYTDLTFKTDIPSDLKIGDILENKTWNPNFTMRGNTIRDHRARNIIIKTPKKILIEDNDLSSMMSSIMLRGETFFWFESGNVEDVIIRNNRFVHCAYGGAEHAILKVSPRLGKTFDDSIMYDRNILFENNTIETFDNRIIWADRVDGLIVRNNIIKQTYTEKPQYPEASMFDLINCNNVQITNNTYEGNCDKVLKADKISEKTLKFNNNSGLNR, from the coding sequence ATGAAAAAAATTAAATATTTAGGTTTCGTAATTATCATGATGTTTTTGTTTTCATGCACTTCAAATGCAACTGAAACCATTGAAATAAAACATACAAAAGACGATATTACAACCACGATTCGTACAGCAATAAAAAATGCCAAAACGAAAGATATAAAGCTAGTTTTTGAAAAAGGTGTTTACACATTTCTTACAGATTATGCACTCGGCAAATACATGTATATTACAAACCATGGCAATGGATTTAAAAAAATAATTTTCAATTTTGAAGATTTTAATTCTGTTGAAATTGAAGGAAACGGATCAGAATTTATATTCAGAGGTCAAACCCAACCTTTTGTTTTTGAAGGTTGTCAGCAAATCACTGTTAAAAACATAACCATAGATTGGGATATTCCGTTTAGTTTCCAAGCAGATGTGATGGCTGTCAATACAGAAGAAAACTTCATAGATATCAAACCATACAGCAAAGGATTTTCATGGAAATTGACAAAAGGACACATAGAATTCCCAAATATAAATAAGTTTAAATTTCAGCATTTAGGAAGTACATTATCGCATAACAAAGTTACAAAAGCAGTTGCTTATGGCGCTTGGGATAATTTACTTAAACCTAGTTTAGTGAAAGAATTACCAAATGGGAATTTGCGTATGTACGTTCATAAAATGAAGCATTTCCCTAAAGTTGGCTCAGTCTTACAATCTAAAGGAGATAAACAAAACAGTCGGTATGCGCCAGCTTTTTTAACCAGAAACTCAAAAAATATTATTTTTGACAGCGTAATAATTCATCACGCTTTAGGAATGGGTTTTTTGTTTGAAAGATCAGAAGATATCAAAATTATTAATTCTGGAGTTTACATAAGAAAAGGCTCTGATAGAGTCATGTCTATAGCAGCAGATGCGACACATTTTGCAAACTGTAAAGGCGATATATTAATAGAAAATTGCCGTTTAGAAGGCATGTATGATGACGGAACCAATGTGCACGGAACGTATGTTGAGGTAGATAAAATTATTGATAGCAAAACCATAAGAGTCGCTTTAAAACATAAGCAACAAATGGGATTTCAGTTTGCAGATGTTACGGATGAAATATGGTTTATAAAGCAACCAAATCCGCAAAGGAAAGAAACGAATACAGTAGCAAAAGTTACGGTTATTAATGATTATTATACAGACTTAACCTTTAAAACCGACATTCCTTCAGATTTAAAAATAGGAGATATTCTCGAAAACAAAACATGGAATCCAAATTTTACCATGCGTGGAAATACTATTAGAGATCACAGAGCAAGAAACATCATCATCAAAACACCTAAAAAAATACTTATAGAAGACAATGATTTATCATCTATGATGTCTTCCATTATGTTGCGAGGCGAAACCTTTTTCTGGTTCGAATCTGGGAATGTAGAAGATGTAATTATCAGAAACAATCGTTTTGTACATTGTGCTTATGGTGGCGCAGAACATGCTATTTTAAAGGTGTCACCAAGATTAGGTAAAACCTTTGATGATTCAATAATGTATGATAGAAACATTCTCTTTGAAAATAATACAATTGAAACCTTCGACAACCGAATTATTTGGGCAGATCGCGTAGATGGCTTAATTGTACGAAACAATATAATAAAACAAACCTATACAGAAAAACCACAATATCCAGAAGCTTCTATGTTCGATTTAATAAATTGTAATAATGTACAAATCACCAATAACACGTACGAAGGAAACTGTGATAAAGTCTTGAAAGCGGATAAAATCTCAGAAAAGACATTAAAATTCAATAATAATTCAGGCTTAAATAGATAA
- a CDS encoding sulfatase family protein, with protein sequence MKKYLFKILLLVISISFNSCETKQKEVTENNKKVNTSPNIILFVADDHGTDAIGAYGNPIIKTPNLDKLAQEGTKFTNAYCTSASCAASRSVILSGQFGHATGSYGHVHDYHHFSTYDSIKSLPVLLKKAGYETARIGKYHVAPEKVYHFDTILEANPRNTVEMAEQCADVLNSDKPFFLYFCTDDPHRGQPFEPDPWDSPNNFGNKKEGYKDVETITYKPEDVLVPAFLPDTKQTREEIAEYYQSISRIDQGFGKLMQLLKETGKADNTIVFYISDNGMAFPGAKTTVHEPGIKLPCIIKDPTKDAKGLTSDAMISWVDLTPTILDMANVDFNKNKFHGNSFYDVIGKETVEGWNEIYASHTFHEITMYYPMRVVRSDNYKLIWNIAYPLEYPFASDLWASSTWQAIYRNNVEYFGPKKVKDYLHRPEFELYDLRKDPNESDNLATKEAFKEVLETMKGKMKAFQTKTKDPWMIMWSHDASLQGSGVNL encoded by the coding sequence ATGAAAAAATACCTATTCAAAATACTACTACTTGTCATAAGTATCAGTTTCAATAGTTGTGAGACGAAACAAAAAGAAGTAACTGAAAATAATAAAAAGGTCAATACCAGCCCAAATATTATTCTTTTTGTCGCTGATGATCACGGAACAGATGCTATTGGTGCTTATGGTAATCCAATAATCAAAACGCCAAACTTAGATAAACTAGCGCAAGAAGGAACCAAATTCACAAATGCCTATTGTACAAGTGCAAGTTGCGCAGCAAGTCGTTCGGTAATTCTATCTGGTCAATTTGGTCATGCTACGGGTTCTTACGGGCATGTGCACGATTACCACCATTTTAGTACGTATGATAGTATTAAATCGCTTCCAGTACTATTAAAAAAAGCGGGTTATGAAACTGCCCGAATTGGGAAATATCACGTCGCGCCAGAAAAAGTATATCATTTTGATACAATTTTAGAAGCCAATCCTAGAAACACTGTTGAAATGGCTGAACAATGTGCGGATGTTTTAAACTCAGACAAACCATTCTTTTTGTATTTCTGTACAGATGATCCTCATAGAGGACAACCATTTGAGCCAGATCCTTGGGATTCGCCAAATAACTTTGGAAATAAAAAAGAAGGTTACAAAGATGTAGAGACAATTACGTACAAACCAGAAGATGTACTTGTACCAGCATTTTTGCCAGACACAAAACAAACACGAGAAGAAATTGCTGAATACTACCAAAGTATATCACGAATAGATCAAGGTTTTGGGAAATTAATGCAACTACTAAAAGAAACAGGCAAAGCAGATAATACCATTGTATTTTATATCTCAGATAACGGAATGGCATTTCCGGGAGCCAAAACCACTGTGCATGAGCCTGGAATAAAATTGCCATGCATCATAAAAGATCCAACAAAAGATGCTAAAGGATTAACGAGTGATGCAATGATTTCTTGGGTAGACTTAACGCCAACCATTTTGGATATGGCAAATGTAGATTTCAATAAAAACAAATTTCATGGAAACTCTTTCTATGATGTCATAGGAAAAGAAACTGTTGAAGGTTGGAACGAAATCTATGCTTCACACACTTTTCACGAAATCACGATGTATTATCCAATGCGTGTGGTTAGAAGCGATAATTACAAATTGATTTGGAATATTGCGTATCCTTTAGAATATCCGTTTGCGTCAGACTTATGGGCTTCCTCAACTTGGCAAGCTATTTACAGAAATAATGTGGAATATTTTGGACCCAAAAAAGTGAAAGACTATCTACACAGACCTGAATTTGAATTATACGACTTGCGTAAAGATCCAAATGAGTCTGATAATTTGGCAACAAAAGAAGCTTTCAAAGAAGTGCTAGAAACTATGAAAGGCAAAATGAAAGCTTTTCAAACCAAAACAAAAGATCCATGGATGATTATGTGGAGTCATGATGCGTCGTTACAAGGAAGTGGAGTTAACTTATAA